The following coding sequences are from one Novosphingobium sp. KACC 22771 window:
- a CDS encoding YoaK family protein, with translation MHRLDRSRRSLAIALSALAGFVDASGFVANGGYFISFMSGNSTRMAVDLVTAPYRALVPAGLILGFVLGVALGTAVAARAGLWRKVAVLGMVCALLTLGALGHGTVVAQGALVLAMGALNATFQREGEGTLALTYVTGALVKAGQALGMAAQGQRVTGAGASLALWLGLVLGGIGGAAMGLHYPAAGLWLGAAWALAAMIAAIRITRQ, from the coding sequence ATGCACAGGCTCGACCGCTCCCGACGCAGCCTTGCCATCGCTCTTTCGGCGCTGGCGGGCTTTGTCGATGCCAGCGGGTTTGTTGCCAATGGCGGCTATTTCATCTCGTTCATGTCGGGCAATTCGACGCGCATGGCGGTCGATCTGGTCACCGCGCCTTATCGTGCGCTGGTGCCTGCCGGACTGATCCTCGGCTTTGTGCTGGGCGTGGCGCTGGGAACGGCGGTGGCGGCGCGGGCCGGATTATGGCGCAAGGTGGCGGTGCTGGGCATGGTCTGCGCGCTGTTGACGCTGGGCGCGCTGGGGCATGGGACGGTGGTGGCCCAGGGGGCGCTGGTGCTGGCCATGGGAGCGCTCAACGCCACGTTTCAGCGTGAGGGCGAGGGAACGCTGGCGCTGACCTATGTAACCGGCGCGCTGGTCAAGGCGGGGCAGGCGCTGGGCATGGCGGCGCAGGGCCAGCGCGTGACCGGCGCCGGGGCCAGTCTGGCGCTGTGGCTGGGACTGGTGCTGGGCGGGATCGGCGGGGCGGCGATGGGGCTGCACTATCCCGCAGCGGGGCTGTGGCTGGGGGCGGCTTGGGCGCTGGCCGCGATGATCGCGGCCATACGCATCACTCGCCAATAG
- a CDS encoding DUF167 domain-containing protein has product MARPKIALPAPEAIRALVDGEGRLAVKVTPGARSEAVEIAQGRLLVKVRAKPEDGKATEAVIELVAAALGLGASRVTLLRGATSREKLLSIGE; this is encoded by the coding sequence ATGGCGCGGCCTAAAATCGCCCTGCCCGCGCCCGAGGCGATCCGCGCGCTGGTGGATGGCGAGGGCAGGCTGGCAGTGAAGGTGACGCCGGGCGCACGCAGCGAGGCGGTCGAGATTGCGCAAGGCCGCCTGCTGGTCAAGGTCCGCGCCAAGCCGGAGGACGGCAAAGCCACCGAGGCGGTGATCGAGCTGGTGGCCGCCGCGCTGGGTCTGGGGGCAAGCCGGGTCACTTTGCTGCGCGGGGCCACCTCGCGCGAAAAATTGCTCTCTATTGGCGAGTGA
- a CDS encoding globin domain-containing protein, whose amino-acid sequence MNDTSDQVQAEETARKTPYERLGGREVIAAIANRFYDLMESDPAYAKLRAMHAADLGPMRESLTGFLTGWSGGPRDWFASGKCMMSMHRGLPIARETADQWAAAMARAIADVAPADRVMADAMAGVLEEIAGSMVPVQAPAD is encoded by the coding sequence GTGAATGATACGAGTGATCAGGTGCAGGCCGAGGAAACCGCCCGCAAGACGCCCTATGAGCGGCTGGGCGGGCGCGAGGTGATCGCGGCCATTGCCAACCGCTTCTATGATCTGATGGAAAGCGACCCGGCCTATGCAAAGCTGCGTGCGATGCATGCCGCCGATCTGGGGCCGATGCGCGAAAGCCTGACCGGGTTTCTGACCGGATGGTCGGGCGGGCCGCGTGACTGGTTCGCCTCGGGCAAATGCATGATGAGCATGCATCGCGGATTGCCCATCGCCCGCGAGACGGCCGATCAATGGGCCGCCGCCATGGCCCGCGCGATTGCCGATGTGGCCCCGGCGGATCGGGTGATGGCCGATGCGATGGCGGGCGTGCTGGAGGAAATCGCCGGTTCGATGGTCCCGGTTCAGGCGCCAGCAGACTGA
- a CDS encoding DUF1192 domain-containing protein, translated as MLWPMEDEDRPHALASGRKDAAASLSLESLEPYSIDELDARVILLEAEIARVRAHKARSAANRLAAEALFRTPHLPGPSSSGPTPSGATS; from the coding sequence ATGCTGTGGCCAATGGAAGATGAAGATCGCCCCCATGCTTTGGCAAGCGGTCGCAAGGACGCTGCGGCCTCCCTCTCTTTGGAGAGCCTTGAGCCTTATTCGATCGACGAACTGGACGCGCGGGTGATTCTGCTGGAGGCCGAGATTGCGCGGGTGCGCGCGCACAAGGCCCGCAGCGCCGCCAACCGCCTTGCCGCCGAGGCGCTGTTTCGTACTCCCCACTTGCCCGGTCCATCTTCATCGGGCCCAACCCCATCCGGTGCGACAAGCTGA
- a CDS encoding gamma carbonic anhydrase family protein, with amino-acid sequence MRSDITIAPFKGIWPRIHDSAFIAPGCRIIGDVEIGPDVSVWYNCVIRGDAHSIRIGARSNIQDGSVIHCDSPKPGRPEGFPTIIGEDVLIGHMAMVHGCTLMDRAFVGLGAIVMDGCVIEEDGMLAAGALLSPGKRIPSRQMWIGQPARYAREMDDAQLADMARNVAAYVRNGRDHKAALDDMLLHGAA; translated from the coding sequence ATGCGTTCAGACATCACCATCGCCCCGTTCAAGGGCATCTGGCCCCGTATTCATGACAGCGCCTTTATTGCGCCCGGTTGCCGGATCATCGGCGATGTCGAAATCGGCCCGGATGTCAGCGTCTGGTACAATTGCGTCATCCGCGGCGACGCGCATTCCATCCGCATCGGCGCACGCAGCAATATCCAGGATGGCAGCGTCATCCATTGCGACAGCCCCAAACCGGGCCGTCCCGAAGGATTTCCCACCATTATCGGCGAGGATGTGCTGATCGGCCATATGGCGATGGTGCATGGCTGCACGCTGATGGACCGCGCCTTTGTCGGGCTGGGCGCCATCGTCATGGATGGCTGCGTGATCGAAGAGGACGGGATGCTGGCCGCGGGCGCACTGCTCAGCCCCGGCAAGCGCATTCCCAGCCGCCAGATGTGGATCGGCCAACCCGCGCGCTATGCCCGCGAGATGGACGATGCCCAATTGGCCGATATGGCGCGCAATGTCGCCGCCTATGTCCGCAACGGGCGCGATCATAAGGCGGCGCTGGACGATATGCTGCTGCATGGCGCGGCCTAA
- a CDS encoding GNAT family N-acetyltransferase, whose product MADALPIITPRLILRPWEDRDRDAAWAMAQDPEVMRYLPPLTREGSDAMIDRMMAMQAQHGHTFWVMERPGDGRRDGQFLGMCGFCPPRPPLVEYEIGWRLAREAWGQGYGTESARAVLDWSWAHRDMATIVAITTRENAKSRALMGRIGMAHAPHEDFDHPALLETDRLRPHVLYRIARPKG is encoded by the coding sequence ATGGCTGACGCTCTGCCCATCATCACCCCTCGCCTGATCCTGCGCCCGTGGGAGGATCGCGACCGCGACGCCGCATGGGCCATGGCGCAGGACCCCGAGGTGATGCGCTACCTCCCCCCGCTGACCCGCGAGGGCAGCGATGCGATGATCGACCGGATGATGGCGATGCAGGCGCAGCATGGCCATACCTTCTGGGTGATGGAGCGGCCCGGAGATGGGCGCCGCGATGGGCAATTCCTGGGCATGTGCGGATTTTGCCCGCCCCGCCCGCCGCTGGTGGAATATGAGATTGGCTGGCGTCTGGCCCGCGAGGCGTGGGGGCAAGGGTATGGCACGGAGAGCGCCCGCGCGGTGCTGGATTGGTCATGGGCGCATCGCGATATGGCCACCATCGTTGCCATCACCACGCGCGAAAATGCCAAGAGCCGCGCGCTGATGGGGCGCATCGGCATGGCCCATGCGCCCCACGAAGATTTCGATCATCCCGCCCTTCTGGAAACTGACCGCTTGCGTCCCCATGTTCTCTATCGCATTGCACGGCCCAAAGGCTGA
- the hemB gene encoding porphobilinogen synthase produces MTQTIPAPFPALRLRRTRATGWSRALHREHILTPADLIWPLFVTEGTGVEEPIPSLPGVSRWSVDGIVARAKEAVAQGIPVLALFPNTQPERRSEDGAEALNPDNLMCRAIRAIKDACGDDIGVLTDVALDPYTSHGQDGLIDGEGYVLNDATVEVLVGQSLNQAAAGADIIAPSDMMDGRIGTIRQALEAENHHNVQIMSYAAKYASAFYGPFRDAVGSRGLLKGNKKTYQMDPANAEEALREVAVDLAEGADSVMVKPGLPYLDIAIRVKQQFGVPVFAYQVSGEYAMIEAAVAAGAADRDTMVLETLLAFKRAGCSGVLTYHALHAARLLNG; encoded by the coding sequence ATGACCCAGACCATCCCCGCGCCCTTTCCGGCGCTTCGCCTGCGCCGCACCCGAGCCACCGGCTGGTCGCGCGCGCTTCATCGCGAACATATCCTGACCCCTGCCGATCTCATCTGGCCGCTGTTCGTGACCGAGGGCACAGGCGTTGAGGAACCGATCCCCTCGCTGCCGGGCGTCTCGCGCTGGAGCGTGGACGGCATCGTGGCGCGCGCCAAGGAAGCCGTGGCGCAGGGTATTCCCGTGCTGGCGCTGTTCCCCAATACCCAGCCCGAACGCCGCAGCGAGGATGGCGCCGAGGCGCTGAACCCCGACAATCTGATGTGCCGCGCGATCCGGGCGATCAAGGATGCCTGCGGCGATGATATTGGCGTGCTCACCGATGTCGCGCTTGATCCCTATACCAGCCATGGCCAGGACGGGCTGATCGACGGCGAGGGCTATGTGCTGAATGACGCCACGGTCGAGGTGCTGGTAGGCCAGTCGCTCAATCAGGCGGCGGCGGGCGCGGATATCATTGCCCCTTCGGATATGATGGACGGCCGCATCGGCACGATCCGCCAGGCGCTGGAGGCCGAAAACCACCATAACGTCCAGATCATGTCCTATGCCGCCAAATATGCCAGCGCCTTTTACGGCCCCTTCCGCGATGCGGTGGGATCGCGCGGGCTGCTGAAGGGCAACAAGAAGACCTATCAGATGGACCCGGCCAATGCCGAGGAAGCGCTGCGCGAGGTCGCCGTCGATTTGGCCGAGGGCGCGGACAGCGTGATGGTCAAACCCGGCCTGCCCTATCTGGACATTGCCATCCGCGTGAAGCAGCAATTCGGCGTGCCGGTCTTTGCCTATCAGGTGTCGGGCGAATATGCGATGATCGAGGCCGCCGTGGCCGCAGGCGCCGCCGACCGCGACACGATGGTGCTCGAAACCCTGCTGGCCTTCAAGCGGGCGGGCTGTAGCGGGGTGTTGACCTATCATGCGCTGCATGCCGCGCGCCTGCTCAATGGCTGA
- the clpA gene encoding ATP-dependent Clp protease ATP-binding subunit ClpA encodes MPSFAQSLEKTLHAALSQASERSHEYATLEHLLLALIDDPDASQVMIACGVDLGDLAEAVKQYLDQEYQSLKTKEKGDPAPTAGFQRVIQRAILHVQSSGKDTVTGANVLVALFSERDSYAVYFLQQQDMSRLDAVSFISHGIGKGGKKIEDKSPKGAEAEEPRQEEKQETKSSNNANKKDSALDQFCVNLNDKALGGKVDPLIGRGPEVDRTIQILCRRSKNNPLYVGDPGVGKTAIAEGLARKIVEGEVPEVLANAVIYSLDMGSLLAGTRYRGDFEERLKQVVSELEKMPHAILFIDEIHTVIGAGATSGGAMDASNLLKPALSGGSIRCIGSTTYKEFRNHFEKDRALLRRFQKIDVNEPSIEDTIKILKGLRTAFEDHHKVKYTPAAIKSAVELSARYINDRKLPDKAIDVIDEVGAMQMLVPPSKRKKTITEREIEAVIATMARIPPKSVSKDDRAVLGHLERDLKRQVFGQDKAIEVLSSAMKLSRAGLRDPDKPIGCFLFSGPTGVGKTEVAKRLSEIMGIPLQRFDMSEYMERHSVSRLIGAPPGYVGFDQGGLLTDAIDQQPHCVLLLDEIEKAHPDLFNILLQVMDNGRLTDHHGKTVDFRNVILIMTTNAGASDMARSGIGFGDISKADAGDEAVKNLFTPEFRNRLDAIVPFAYLGKEVVSRVVDKFILQLELQLADQNVHIQFDAAAREWLGDRGYDRLYGARPMSRLIQDKVKQPLAEELLFGKLAHGGEVNVTVKEGENGKSELTFLLVPAAPKLDAKKTPKGKKKSNAASESSENGGENEGDSE; translated from the coding sequence ATGCCCAGTTTCGCCCAAAGTCTCGAAAAGACCCTCCACGCGGCTCTCAGCCAGGCGTCGGAGCGCAGCCATGAATATGCAACGCTGGAGCATCTCCTGCTGGCGTTGATCGACGATCCCGATGCATCGCAGGTGATGATCGCCTGCGGCGTGGATCTGGGCGATCTGGCCGAGGCGGTGAAGCAATATCTGGATCAGGAATATCAAAGCCTGAAAACCAAGGAAAAGGGCGATCCGGCCCCGACCGCCGGTTTCCAGCGCGTGATCCAGCGCGCCATCCTGCATGTCCAGTCCAGCGGCAAGGATACGGTCACCGGCGCCAATGTGCTGGTCGCCCTGTTCTCCGAACGCGATTCCTATGCGGTCTATTTCCTGCAGCAGCAGGACATGAGCCGTCTGGATGCCGTCAGCTTTATCAGCCACGGCATCGGCAAGGGCGGCAAGAAGATCGAGGACAAGAGCCCCAAGGGCGCCGAAGCCGAAGAACCGCGTCAGGAAGAAAAGCAGGAAACCAAGTCGTCGAACAACGCCAACAAGAAGGATTCGGCGCTTGACCAGTTCTGCGTCAATCTCAATGACAAGGCGCTGGGCGGCAAGGTCGACCCGCTGATCGGGCGCGGGCCCGAGGTGGACCGCACGATCCAGATCCTGTGCCGCCGGTCCAAGAACAACCCGCTCTATGTGGGCGATCCCGGCGTGGGTAAAACCGCGATTGCCGAGGGCCTTGCGCGCAAGATCGTCGAGGGCGAAGTGCCCGAGGTGTTGGCCAATGCGGTGATCTATTCGCTCGACATGGGCTCGCTGTTGGCGGGCACGCGCTATCGCGGCGATTTCGAGGAGCGGTTGAAGCAGGTCGTTTCCGAGCTGGAAAAGATGCCGCACGCGATCCTCTTCATCGACGAGATCCACACCGTGATCGGCGCTGGCGCGACCAGCGGCGGGGCGATGGATGCCTCCAACCTGCTCAAGCCTGCGCTGTCGGGCGGGTCGATCCGCTGCATCGGCTCGACCACCTACAAAGAGTTCCGCAATCACTTCGAAAAGGACCGCGCCCTGCTGCGCCGGTTCCAGAAGATCGACGTGAACGAGCCGAGCATCGAGGATACGATCAAGATCCTCAAGGGTCTGCGCACCGCGTTCGAGGATCACCACAAGGTGAAATACACGCCCGCTGCCATCAAGTCGGCGGTGGAGCTCTCGGCGCGCTATATCAACGACCGCAAACTGCCCGACAAGGCGATCGACGTGATCGACGAAGTGGGCGCGATGCAGATGCTGGTGCCGCCGTCCAAGCGCAAGAAGACCATCACCGAACGCGAGATCGAGGCCGTGATCGCCACGATGGCGCGCATCCCGCCCAAGTCCGTCAGCAAGGACGACCGCGCGGTGCTGGGCCATCTGGAGCGCGACCTCAAGCGTCAGGTGTTCGGTCAGGACAAGGCTATCGAAGTGCTCTCCTCGGCCATGAAGCTGAGCCGGGCGGGCCTGCGCGATCCCGACAAGCCGATCGGCTGCTTCCTCTTTTCCGGCCCCACCGGCGTCGGCAAGACCGAGGTGGCCAAGCGCCTGTCGGAAATCATGGGCATCCCGCTCCAGCGTTTCGACATGTCGGAATATATGGAGCGCCATTCGGTCTCGCGCCTGATCGGCGCCCCTCCGGGCTATGTCGGCTTTGATCAGGGCGGTCTGCTCACCGATGCCATCGATCAACAGCCCCATTGCGTACTGCTGCTCGACGAAATCGAAAAGGCCCACCCGGATCTGTTCAACATCCTGCTGCAGGTGATGGACAATGGCCGCCTGACCGATCACCACGGCAAGACGGTCGATTTCCGCAACGTGATCCTGATCATGACCACCAATGCGGGCGCATCCGACATGGCGCGCAGCGGCATCGGCTTTGGCGACATTTCCAAGGCGGATGCGGGCGATGAGGCGGTCAAGAACCTGTTCACGCCGGAATTCCGCAACCGTCTGGATGCCATCGTGCCCTTCGCCTATCTGGGCAAGGAAGTGGTCAGCCGCGTGGTGGACAAGTTCATCCTCCAGCTCGAACTGCAGCTGGCCGATCAGAACGTGCATATCCAGTTCGACGCGGCGGCCCGCGAATGGCTGGGTGATCGCGGCTATGACCGGCTTTATGGCGCGCGGCCGATGTCGCGCCTGATACAGGACAAGGTCAAGCAGCCGCTGGCCGAGGAACTGCTGTTCGGCAAGCTGGCCCATGGCGGCGAGGTCAATGTCACGGTCAAGGAAGGCGAGAACGGCAAGAGCGAGCTGACCTTCCTGCTCGTGCCGGCCGCGCCGAAACTGGACGCGAAAAAGACGCCCAAGGGCAAGAAGAAGTCGAACGCCGCATCTGAATCGTCCGAAAACGGCGGCGAAAACGAAGGCGACAGCGAATAA